A stretch of Fundicoccus culcitae DNA encodes these proteins:
- a CDS encoding metallophosphoesterase family protein — MRLNYRKEGIFKILQMTDTHIGNMPFHADDEKTFDLVRRAIHKLDVDLIIHTGDIIWSEGVKDADIVFKKFIEIFNESDIPIAITFGNHDTEEIITRSDLRQLFNQTVKNKAEKVDIAVFDDRENYVIPIYDASNTEVQNALFILDSGAASPLPLSEYDWNQPEQVEWFRKTAHAYLKGDHVKRHLVFQHIPLPEYWQAADNILAGVNKETNERISSPTINTGLFANMLLNTEIWGMFVGHDHDNNFDGLFNDIHLVYGNVSGYQTYGELTRGVRMIELNQHTQDIKTYTVTNDEL; from the coding sequence ATGCGATTAAATTACCGTAAAGAGGGTATTTTTAAAATATTACAAATGACGGACACACATATTGGCAATATGCCATTTCATGCCGATGATGAAAAAACATTTGATTTAGTCAGACGTGCGATTCACAAACTAGATGTGGATTTGATTATTCATACCGGCGATATTATATGGTCGGAAGGGGTTAAAGACGCCGACATTGTTTTTAAGAAATTTATTGAGATTTTTAATGAAAGTGATATTCCTATTGCTATTACCTTTGGAAATCATGATACCGAAGAAATCATTACACGCTCGGATTTACGTCAGTTATTTAATCAAACGGTTAAAAATAAAGCCGAAAAAGTTGATATTGCCGTCTTTGATGATCGTGAAAATTATGTGATTCCTATTTATGATGCTTCAAATACTGAGGTTCAAAATGCGCTCTTTATTTTAGATTCAGGTGCCGCCTCCCCACTGCCTTTGAGTGAATATGATTGGAATCAACCAGAACAAGTTGAATGGTTTAGAAAAACAGCCCATGCCTATTTAAAAGGTGACCATGTCAAGCGGCATTTAGTTTTTCAACATATCCCACTACCAGAGTATTGGCAAGCAGCAGATAACATTTTAGCAGGTGTCAATAAAGAAACCAACGAACGCATCTCTTCGCCTACAATCAATACGGGTTTATTTGCGAATATGCTCCTTAATACAGAAATTTGGGGGATGTTTGTGGGGCATGATCACGACAATAATTTTGATGGCTTATTTAATGATATCCACTTAGTGTACGGAAATGTCAGTGGCTATCAAACCTATGGTGAATTGACTAGAGGGGTTCGGATGATTGAATTAAATCAACATACGCAAGACATTAAAACATATACGGTAACTAATGATGAATTATGA